In the Mya arenaria isolate MELC-2E11 chromosome 11, ASM2691426v1 genome, one interval contains:
- the LOC128207134 gene encoding uncharacterized protein LOC128207134 — MASYKTLFQEKKNQNWLKASVAVDITRKGLIPFVTTVVTILHQAIRANVERTNCLPPGATCNSCTTPNVLPCRTRGFCGGVRSLPCKFHQHANFRNCPARICNDFKLGIEGHHRFNGPSWKNTNANDWCFNPWEVAKSFLPPDGYLNVQTADDTDINGIISLIINCTVFDNYFTCDLSLLHNICTKVRDIGRKLRHSPQLMMSDAELSECIDALKMLLKDNKYLASEPAAMDALTKLTLLENDKLRVSTDDLANVLSHAISTISEILKTEKNILQQHIQTLADEAVQSIAQARKEDNLELYSLKSTALKHDLQKHYLERCTSLDLGPMFDLNTPNLVEVYMPPKLSKSTVFKDSSDSSIGVNRNIVLTEIKELDEVFRNTGEQAKHIYITAKAGVGKSSFCKFIVRLWCAFQMNNREEIESLKSRGRGTYMNSCEELKNVQYVFYARLIDWRSRLCEMDDIVFYQVIRRLSKCEDYDMKFLREVLDKERCLIIFDGLD, encoded by the exons ATGGCCAGCTACAAAACGCTGtttcaagaaaagaaaaaccAAAACTGGCTTAAAGCGTCAGTTGCTGTGGACATAACCAGAAAGGGGCTTATACCTTTTGTTACAACAGTGGTGACAATTCTTCACCAAGCTATTCGTGCAAACGTTGAACGTACCAACTGTTTACCTCCTGGGGCAACATGCAACTCATGTACCACACCAAATGTCCTGCCGTGTAGAACAAGAGGTTTTTGTGGGGGGGTTAGATCTCTTCCATGCAAGTTTCATCAACATGCAAATTTTAGAAATTGCCCTGCTAGGATTTGTAATGACTTTAAGTTGGGTATCGAAGGCCATCACAGATTTAATGGTCCGTCTTGGAAAAACACCAATGCAAATGATTGGTGTTTCAATCCGTGGGAAGTTGCAAAGAGCTTTCTTCCACCAGATGGTTACTTGAATGTCCAGACAGCGGATGATACAGATATCAATGGCATCATTAGCCTTATCATTAATTGCACAGTCTTTGACAATTACTTCACATGTGATCTCTCTCTACTGCACAATATCTGCACGAAG GTGCGAGATATAGGGAGGAAACTTCGTCATTCACCACAGTTAATGATGTCTGATGCTGAATTATCAGAGTGTATAGATGCACTCAAGATGCTTCTAAAGGACAACAAGTATTTAGCGTCAGAACCGGCAGCAATGGATGCCCTCACTAAACTGACactg TTGGAAAATGACAAGTTGCGTGTATCCACAGATGATCTAGCAAATGTTCTGAGCCATGCTATATCAACAATTAGTGAAATACTCAAGACGGAAAAAAACATCTTACAGCAGCATATTCAAACATTAGCCGATGAAGCAGTTCAGAGCATTGCACAAGCTAGAAAAGAGGACAACCTTGAACTTTACAGTTTAAAATCAACAG CCTTAAAACATGATCtgcaaaaacattatttggaaAGGTGTACTTCTCTCGACCTTGGACCGATGTTTGACTTGAATACTCCAAATTTAGTTGAAGTGTACATGCCCCCTAAACTGAGCAAATCTACAGTATTCAAAGATTCTTCTGACTCGAGTATTGGTGTTAATAGAAATATAGTCCTAACCGAGATCAAAGAGTTAGATGAAGTTTTTCGAAATACAGGAGAGCAGGCAAAACACATTTACATCACTGCTAAAGCTGGGGTGGGAAAATCATCATTCTGCAAATTCATTGTGCGCCTATGGTGCgcttttcaaatgaataatagAGAAGAAATAGAAAGCCTGAAATCAAGAGGAAGGGGAACATATATGAATTCTTGCGAGGAACTGAAAAACGTGCAATATGTTTTCTATGCGCGTCTTATTGATTGGAGATCAAGACTGTGTGAAATGGACGATATTGTGTTTTATCAGGTTATAAGACGATTATCGAAGTGTGAGGATTATGATATGAAGTTTCTTCGAGAAGTTCTTGATAAGGAGCGATGTTTGATCATATTTGACGGCCTGGATTAA